From the Rhodoferax mekongensis genome, one window contains:
- a CDS encoding LytR/AlgR family response regulator transcription factor, which translates to MPTALIAEDEPLLAQALQAELARAWPELQVLRTVGDGASAVKAALELVPQLLFFDIRMPGLSGLDAALELADRWPPAHAPQQPFPALVFVTAYDQYAVQAFEAQAVDYLLKPVQPARLQKTVSKLQLALAESARAAPETIANPATDPALEAALSQLRGLLQAHTGMPAQAADAGGTTPLLQVLQVSAGSQIRMVPIEEVLYFEAADKYVRVLTRDREHLLRTALKDLLPQLDPQVFWQVHRGTVVRATAIDTVSRDDAGRLTLSLHNRNDKLAVSRLYAQRFKAM; encoded by the coding sequence ATGCCCACCGCACTGATCGCAGAAGACGAACCCCTGCTGGCCCAAGCCTTACAAGCCGAGCTGGCACGTGCGTGGCCGGAACTGCAGGTGCTGCGCACCGTGGGCGACGGAGCCTCCGCCGTGAAGGCCGCGCTGGAGCTGGTGCCGCAACTGCTGTTTTTTGACATCCGCATGCCGGGCCTAAGCGGACTGGATGCCGCCCTCGAATTGGCCGATCGGTGGCCGCCCGCCCACGCCCCGCAGCAGCCCTTCCCGGCCCTGGTGTTTGTGACGGCCTATGACCAATACGCCGTGCAAGCCTTTGAGGCCCAGGCGGTGGACTACCTGCTCAAACCCGTGCAGCCTGCGCGCCTGCAAAAAACTGTGTCAAAACTGCAGCTGGCGCTTGCCGAATCTGCGCGGGCAGCTCCTGAAACCATAGCAAACCCGGCCACGGACCCGGCGCTGGAAGCCGCCCTCAGCCAGCTGCGCGGCCTGCTGCAAGCCCACACGGGCATGCCGGCGCAAGCGGCGGACGCGGGTGGCACAACACCCCTGCTGCAGGTGCTGCAAGTGAGCGCAGGCAGCCAGATCCGCATGGTGCCCATTGAAGAGGTGCTGTACTTTGAAGCTGCCGACAAATACGTGCGGGTGCTCACCCGCGACCGCGAGCACCTGCTGCGCACCGCCCTCAAGGACTTGCTGCCCCAACTCGACCCGCAGGTCTTCTGGCAAGTACACCGGGGCACAGTGGTGCGTGCCACCGCCATCGACACCGTCAGCCGTGACGATGCAGGCCGCCTCACCTTGAGTTTGCACAACCGGAACGACAAACTCGCCGTCAGCCGACTCTACGCCCAGCGCTTCAAAGCCATGTAA
- a CDS encoding branched-chain amino acid ABC transporter substrate-binding protein, with protein sequence MQLKLSRRHTLRLLSVGAAAPAALLQGCDSTPSVIKIGVAQPLSGNLAALGQDLLNGVTLAVEELNKEGYKVKGKTVTFEIVAVDDKANAETGKAVAQELVNAGVAVVIGHLNSGVSIAAAPIYAAANIPQLAISTNPKFTQLGLETTFRLVANDTLQAKAIGSYSASQFTGTRYALQDDGTPYGKDLADGAELQLKAAKKEIILKQSFDDKTVAFDDFAAKLKAENVQVLVSTVSDFQIIALIEALKKIDYTKIIILGADTIKTTDMLKGTGVVKGLYVTSPVLDAREFTAGAAFLDKYRAKFKKDPAYAGHYTYDAMYVVAAAIRRAESAKPKDIVAMLKKIDGYAPVTGSMKWDDKGEQRYGVIGVYSANGGLWESQMRSDSW encoded by the coding sequence ATGCAATTGAAACTCTCGCGTCGCCACACCCTGCGCCTGCTCTCCGTGGGCGCTGCCGCCCCTGCCGCTTTGCTGCAAGGCTGCGACTCCACCCCCTCCGTCATCAAGATCGGCGTGGCCCAGCCCCTGAGCGGCAACCTCGCGGCACTGGGGCAGGACTTGCTCAACGGCGTAACCCTGGCGGTGGAAGAACTCAACAAGGAAGGCTACAAGGTCAAGGGCAAAACCGTCACCTTTGAAATCGTGGCTGTGGACGACAAGGCCAATGCAGAAACCGGCAAAGCAGTCGCCCAGGAATTGGTGAACGCGGGCGTGGCGGTCGTGATAGGCCATTTGAACTCGGGCGTCAGCATCGCTGCAGCCCCCATTTACGCTGCAGCCAATATTCCGCAGTTGGCTATTTCCACCAACCCCAAGTTCACGCAACTGGGTCTGGAAACCACGTTCCGACTGGTGGCCAATGACACCTTGCAAGCCAAAGCCATTGGCAGCTACTCTGCCTCGCAATTTACCGGCACACGCTATGCCTTGCAGGATGATGGCACCCCCTACGGGAAAGACCTCGCTGACGGAGCCGAACTTCAGCTCAAGGCCGCAAAAAAAGAAATCATCCTCAAACAAAGCTTCGACGACAAGACCGTGGCGTTTGACGATTTCGCGGCCAAGCTCAAGGCAGAAAACGTGCAGGTGCTGGTGTCCACCGTGAGCGACTTCCAGATCATCGCGCTCATCGAGGCACTCAAGAAAATTGACTACACCAAGATCATCATCCTGGGGGCCGACACCATCAAGACCACTGATATGCTCAAAGGCACTGGTGTGGTCAAGGGCCTCTACGTGACTTCCCCCGTGTTGGACGCGCGCGAGTTCACCGCAGGTGCCGCCTTCCTGGACAAGTACCGCGCCAAGTTCAAAAAAGACCCCGCCTACGCCGGCCACTACACCTACGACGCCATGTATGTGGTGGCTGCTGCCATCCGCCGTGCGGAGTCGGCCAAGCCCAAAGATATCGTGGCCATGCTCAAGAAGATCGACGGCTACGCGCCAGTAACCGGCTCCATGAAGTGGGACGACAAGGGCGAGCAGCGCTACGGCGTGATCGGGGTGTACAGTGCCAATGGCGGGCTCTGGGAATCCCAAATGCGGTCCGACAGCTGGTAA
- a CDS encoding branched-chain amino acid ABC transporter substrate-binding protein, with amino-acid sequence MKLKIVAAAAIALSTGMAFAQNAVVTIAHVGPTSGAIAHLGKDNENGAILAVEELNAAGVTIGGKKVTIKLMTEDDAADPKQGTAVAQKLADAKVAGVIGHLNSGTTIPASSIYSDAGIPQISPSATNPKYTRQGFKTAFRLVADDAQLGGTLGKYAVKELKGKSIAVIDDRTAYGQGVAQEFTKAVEAAGGTVVAKEFTTDKATDFSAILTTIKGKKADVVFFGGMDAVAGPMLRQMKSLGINAKFMGGDGICSTELVKLGGDAIADNQVYCAEAGGVEGQQKVGMEDFKKKFKAKFGTEVQVYAPYVYDGVKVMVAAMVKAGSSDPAKYLPVLAATKDYKGVTGTISFDNKGDILNGALTLKTVKGGKLSDIAVIR; translated from the coding sequence ATGAAGTTGAAAATTGTTGCAGCCGCAGCCATCGCCTTGTCTACCGGTATGGCCTTCGCACAAAACGCGGTTGTCACTATCGCTCACGTTGGCCCCACCAGTGGCGCTATCGCCCACTTGGGTAAGGACAACGAAAACGGCGCCATCCTTGCCGTGGAAGAACTCAACGCAGCTGGCGTGACCATCGGTGGCAAGAAAGTCACCATCAAGCTGATGACTGAAGACGACGCAGCTGACCCCAAGCAAGGTACCGCTGTGGCCCAGAAGCTGGCTGACGCCAAAGTTGCTGGTGTGATCGGTCACTTGAACTCCGGCACCACCATCCCTGCTTCCAGCATCTACTCCGATGCAGGCATCCCCCAGATTTCTCCTTCCGCTACCAACCCCAAGTACACACGCCAAGGCTTCAAGACCGCCTTCCGTTTGGTGGCTGACGACGCTCAATTGGGCGGCACACTGGGCAAGTACGCTGTCAAGGAATTGAAGGGCAAGTCCATCGCCGTGATCGACGACCGTACTGCTTACGGCCAAGGCGTTGCTCAAGAATTCACCAAGGCTGTTGAAGCTGCCGGCGGCACCGTGGTTGCCAAGGAATTCACCACCGACAAGGCAACTGACTTCTCCGCTATCCTGACCACCATCAAGGGCAAGAAAGCTGACGTCGTGTTCTTCGGCGGTATGGACGCTGTTGCAGGCCCCATGCTGCGTCAAATGAAGTCCCTGGGCATCAACGCCAAGTTCATGGGCGGCGACGGCATCTGCTCCACCGAATTGGTGAAGTTGGGTGGCGACGCGATTGCTGACAACCAAGTCTACTGCGCGGAAGCCGGTGGCGTGGAAGGCCAGCAAAAGGTCGGCATGGAAGACTTCAAGAAGAAGTTCAAGGCCAAGTTCGGTACTGAAGTTCAAGTGTACGCACCCTACGTGTACGACGGCGTGAAGGTCATGGTTGCTGCCATGGTCAAGGCCGGTTCTTCCGACCCCGCCAAGTACCTGCCTGTTTTGGCAGCTACCAAGGACTACAAGGGCGTGACAGGCACCATCTCCTTTGACAACAAGGGCGACATCCTGAACGGCGCTTTGACACTGAAGACCGTCAAGGGCGGCAAGCTGTCTGACATCGCTGTGATCCGCTAA
- a CDS encoding DUF2157 domain-containing protein has protein sequence MDIKDFTDTSNLTFELRLQDLKQAARDGLITEQQAQDLWQRWSQGQHWQATRPVDPNAPQPAQPAVAGGPRFSFVNVLYYFGGLLAIGAMTLFMTLGFQQMGPTALMVLGALYLFAALKVADYFKARSLPVPAGLMATLAVFLVPLIVWGAQHLMGWWPPGGPDSLASYHTRIDWRWITLEFATLLAGVVMLWRYRLPFMVMPLALTLWYMSMDVANMLLFDHRWEWEFMRDMSLVFGIGTVAVAMWVDVRTRLSKTAEWRQDFAFWLYIFGTTMFWCGLSLNDSGSELAKLGYCALNVVLVLMGAAIGRRVFTVYGAFGVMFYLGHLSHEVFRDSFMFPFALTLLGLGLVALGVWWQRHESAIAAYLSRYVPQGLQPRA, from the coding sequence ATGGACATCAAGGACTTCACCGACACCAGCAATTTGACGTTTGAGCTGCGCCTGCAGGACTTGAAGCAGGCCGCACGCGATGGCCTGATCACCGAGCAGCAAGCCCAAGACTTATGGCAGCGCTGGAGCCAGGGGCAGCATTGGCAGGCCACCCGGCCTGTAGACCCCAATGCGCCCCAGCCCGCTCAGCCGGCCGTGGCGGGCGGCCCGCGTTTCAGCTTTGTGAATGTGCTGTATTACTTTGGCGGCCTGCTGGCCATTGGCGCCATGACGCTGTTCATGACACTGGGCTTCCAGCAGATGGGTCCGACCGCGCTGATGGTGCTGGGAGCTTTGTACCTGTTTGCTGCGCTGAAGGTGGCGGACTATTTCAAGGCGCGCAGCCTGCCGGTGCCTGCCGGTTTGATGGCTACGCTGGCGGTGTTTCTGGTGCCGCTGATTGTGTGGGGCGCACAGCACCTGATGGGCTGGTGGCCACCGGGCGGGCCGGACTCGCTGGCCAGCTACCACACGCGCATTGATTGGCGCTGGATCACACTGGAGTTCGCCACCTTGCTGGCCGGTGTGGTGATGCTGTGGCGCTACCGCTTGCCCTTTATGGTGATGCCGCTGGCGCTCACCCTTTGGTACATGAGCATGGACGTGGCCAACATGCTGCTGTTCGACCACCGCTGGGAATGGGAGTTCATGCGCGACATGTCGCTGGTGTTCGGTATTGGCACCGTGGCGGTAGCAATGTGGGTGGACGTGCGTACCCGTTTGTCCAAGACGGCGGAGTGGCGGCAGGACTTTGCCTTCTGGCTCTACATCTTCGGTACCACCATGTTCTGGTGCGGCCTGAGCCTGAACGACTCTGGCTCTGAGCTGGCCAAGCTGGGCTACTGCGCGCTGAATGTAGTGTTGGTGCTGATGGGCGCGGCCATCGGGCGGCGTGTGTTCACGGTGTATGGCGCCTTCGGGGTGATGTTCTATTTGGGCCACCTGTCGCATGAGGTGTTTCGCGACAGCTTTATGTTCCCGTTTGCACTCACGTTGCTGGGCTTGGGCCTGGTGGCGCTGGGCGTATGGTGGCAGCGCCATGAAAGCGCCATTGCGGCATATTTGAGCCGCTATGTGCCGCAAGGCTTGCAGCCCCGGGCCTGA
- a CDS encoding glutaminase, whose protein sequence is MLTPRTTTGLPAAESLQAALALIDTEARALFGQGKVADYIPALAQVQPRQFGMAVALVDGSTYQVGDAHTPFSLQSITKLFTFVLALKAIGDDVWKRVGREPSGAAFNSMVQLETEHGIPRNPFINAGALVITDILTTRYAHLDYALLGALRRLTDDPELSWNAAVAKSERDTAHRNMAMAYFMKSHGNFANPPELVLDNYCRQCATEMNCTQLAQATMFLANGGRDLGRDGRPDEQFLSADDARRVNALLLTCGAYDAAGDFAYRIGLPVKTGVGGGIVAIAPGVGTIAVWAPELDAKGNSVLGAFALERLVQLTGWNHT, encoded by the coding sequence ATGCTTACCCCCCGCACCACCACTGGTCTGCCGGCTGCCGAATCGCTGCAAGCGGCCTTAGCCCTTATCGACACCGAAGCCCGCGCCCTCTTCGGCCAAGGCAAGGTGGCGGACTACATACCGGCACTGGCCCAGGTGCAGCCGCGCCAGTTCGGCATGGCCGTGGCGCTGGTGGATGGCAGCACCTACCAAGTGGGCGATGCGCACACGCCGTTCTCGCTGCAAAGCATTACCAAACTGTTCACCTTTGTGCTGGCCCTCAAAGCCATTGGCGACGACGTGTGGAAGCGTGTGGGCCGCGAGCCTTCAGGAGCCGCATTTAACTCCATGGTGCAACTGGAAACCGAGCACGGCATTCCGCGTAACCCCTTCATCAACGCGGGGGCGCTGGTGATTACCGACATCCTCACCACCCGCTACGCCCACCTGGACTACGCGCTCCTCGGCGCCCTGCGCCGCCTGACGGACGACCCCGAGCTGAGCTGGAACGCGGCTGTGGCCAAAAGCGAGCGCGACACGGCCCACCGCAACATGGCCATGGCCTACTTCATGAAAAGCCACGGCAACTTTGCCAACCCGCCCGAGCTGGTGCTGGACAACTACTGCCGCCAGTGCGCCACCGAAATGAACTGCACCCAGCTCGCCCAAGCCACCATGTTTCTGGCCAATGGCGGGCGCGACCTGGGACGCGACGGCCGGCCCGACGAACAGTTTTTGAGCGCTGACGACGCCCGGCGCGTCAATGCCCTGCTGCTCACCTGCGGCGCCTATGACGCTGCTGGCGACTTTGCCTACCGCATCGGCCTGCCGGTCAAAACCGGGGTGGGCGGCGGCATTGTGGCCATAGCCCCCGGCGTGGGCACCATTGCCGTTTGGGCGCCTGAGCTGGACGCCAAAGGCAACTCGGTGCTGGGTGCCTTTGCGCTGGAGCGCCTGGTGCAGCTCACCGGCTGGAACCACACCTGA
- a CDS encoding sensor domain-containing diguanylate cyclase — MAHISGIADSAELTKHFASLYEHSPLHVVLYDPQDMVRYANPAHCTDFGMARDTVMSWSDMMRHSYHNKVGVAINTDDLEAWLVSAKARRGKLPFRAFETDLRNGRWMYITETMDDQGWMLSVGFDITALRANDRSLRQARDGALRAAQVDTLTGVSSRAHVLEQLDLRLNQLRSTQQPCGLVLLDLDYFKKINDTYGHTAGDEVLQRFSRLVVGTLGRNDGFGRIGGEEFMLLFPMVTPPEMEAKVQGILELVRESSPLPELPRFHHTCSAGLTMLDRALSAVENIRNADRALYAAKGAGRDRLMWA; from the coding sequence ATGGCACACATCTCGGGTATCGCGGACAGCGCGGAGCTGACAAAACACTTCGCAAGCTTGTATGAGCACTCTCCGCTGCATGTGGTGCTGTACGACCCGCAAGACATGGTGCGCTATGCCAACCCCGCGCATTGCACCGATTTCGGCATGGCGCGAGATACGGTGATGTCGTGGTCCGACATGATGCGCCACAGCTACCACAACAAAGTGGGCGTCGCCATCAACACCGACGACCTTGAGGCCTGGCTGGTGTCTGCCAAGGCCCGCCGGGGCAAGCTGCCGTTTCGCGCCTTTGAGACCGACCTGCGCAACGGCCGCTGGATGTACATCACCGAGACCATGGACGACCAGGGCTGGATGCTGAGCGTGGGCTTTGACATTACCGCCCTGCGCGCCAACGACCGGTCTTTGCGCCAGGCGCGCGATGGCGCTTTGCGTGCCGCGCAGGTGGACACCCTCACCGGGGTGAGCAGCCGCGCCCACGTGCTGGAACAGCTGGATTTGCGCCTGAACCAGCTGCGCAGCACCCAGCAGCCTTGCGGGCTGGTACTGCTGGACCTGGACTACTTCAAGAAGATCAACGACACCTACGGCCACACCGCGGGCGACGAGGTGCTGCAACGCTTCTCACGACTGGTGGTGGGCACGCTGGGCCGCAACGACGGCTTCGGCCGCATTGGCGGAGAGGAGTTCATGCTGCTGTTCCCCATGGTCACCCCGCCTGAAATGGAGGCCAAGGTGCAGGGCATTCTGGAGCTGGTGCGCGAATCTTCGCCCCTGCCGGAGCTGCCCCGCTTTCACCACACCTGTTCGGCCGGCCTCACCATGTTGGACCGTGCCCTGAGCGCGGTAGAAAACATCCGCAACGCAGACCGCGCACTCTATGCCGCCAAGGGCGCCGGCCGTGACCGGCTGATGTGGGCCTGA
- a CDS encoding glutamine--tRNA ligase/YqeY domain fusion protein yields MSTPTPANTATDSVKPSNFLRQIIESDLEKGTYAQRRWAGTPGDAAHHAAGEPDPAKIRTRFPPEPNGYLHVGHAKSICINFGLARDYGGVCHLRFDDTNPEKEDTEYVNSIIDAVKWLGFDWNGSQGDYSVAPYQASDYFDFMYRAAEALIEAGHAYVDEQTPEQMRVNRGDFGKPGVDSPFRTRTPAENLARFREMRDGKHEDGSMVLRAKIDMASPNINMRDPAIYRIRRATHHNTGDTWCIYPMYTFAHPIEDALEQITHSICTLEFEDQRPFYEWLMDRLCESGLLAAPAPKQYEFARLNLTYVITSKRKLAALVNEGKVSGWDDPRMPTIVGLRRRGYTPAAIQLFAERIGVTKSDSWIDYSTLEGCLREDLENTAHRGMAVLNPVKLVLTNWGEVFAAQGGDAYLDACSLPALPHPPEGVESPARHFTIGKEVWIEREDFEEVPPKGYKRLFPGNKVRLKGGHVIECTGCTKDANGVITEVLATVVPDTKSGTPGADLVKVKAAITWVGVADGVHAEVRMYDRLFSDAQPDAGGKDFLESLNPNSLKVVTAIVEPSLANAQPDQKFQFERHGYFVADRVDHKTDKPVFNLAVGLKDSWGK; encoded by the coding sequence ATGAGCACCCCCACCCCCGCGAACACAGCTACTGATTCCGTCAAGCCCAGCAATTTTTTGCGCCAGATCATCGAGTCTGATCTGGAAAAAGGCACTTACGCCCAACGCCGCTGGGCAGGCACCCCCGGCGACGCCGCGCACCACGCTGCCGGCGAGCCCGACCCCGCCAAAATCCGCACCCGCTTTCCGCCCGAGCCCAACGGCTACCTGCACGTAGGCCACGCCAAGAGCATCTGCATCAACTTCGGGCTGGCGCGCGACTACGGTGGCGTGTGCCACCTGCGCTTTGACGACACCAACCCCGAAAAAGAAGACACCGAATACGTCAACAGCATCATCGACGCGGTGAAGTGGCTGGGCTTTGACTGGAACGGCAGCCAGGGCGACTACAGCGTGGCCCCCTACCAGGCCAGCGACTACTTTGACTTTATGTACCGCGCCGCCGAGGCGCTGATTGAAGCCGGCCACGCCTATGTGGACGAGCAAACGCCAGAGCAAATGCGCGTGAACCGTGGCGACTTTGGCAAGCCCGGTGTGGACAGCCCATTCCGCACCCGCACACCTGCCGAGAACCTGGCCCGCTTCCGCGAAATGCGCGACGGCAAGCATGAAGATGGATCGATGGTGCTGCGCGCCAAGATCGACATGGCCAGCCCCAACATCAACATGCGCGACCCGGCCATCTACCGCATTCGCCGCGCCACGCACCACAACACGGGCGACACCTGGTGCATCTACCCCATGTACACCTTTGCGCATCCGATTGAGGACGCACTGGAGCAAATCACCCACAGCATTTGTACGCTGGAGTTTGAAGACCAGCGCCCGTTTTACGAATGGCTGATGGACCGCTTGTGCGAGAGCGGCCTGCTGGCTGCCCCCGCGCCCAAGCAATATGAATTTGCCCGCCTGAACCTCACCTATGTGATTACCAGCAAACGCAAGCTGGCCGCGCTGGTGAACGAAGGCAAGGTCAGCGGCTGGGACGACCCGCGCATGCCCACCATCGTCGGCCTGCGCCGCCGTGGCTACACGCCCGCCGCCATCCAACTGTTTGCCGAGCGCATTGGCGTGACCAAGAGCGACAGCTGGATCGACTACAGCACCCTGGAAGGCTGCCTGCGCGAAGACCTGGAAAACACCGCCCACCGCGGCATGGCCGTGCTGAACCCGGTGAAGCTGGTGCTGACCAACTGGGGCGAAGTGTTTGCCGCACAAGGCGGCGACGCTTATCTGGACGCGTGCAGCCTGCCCGCCCTGCCCCATCCGCCCGAAGGCGTCGAAAGCCCGGCGCGCCACTTCACCATCGGCAAAGAGGTGTGGATCGAGCGTGAAGACTTTGAAGAAGTGCCCCCCAAGGGCTACAAGCGCCTGTTCCCCGGCAACAAGGTGCGCCTGAAGGGCGGCCACGTGATCGAGTGCACCGGCTGCACCAAAGATGCCAATGGTGTCATCACCGAAGTGCTGGCCACCGTGGTGCCTGACACCAAGAGCGGCACCCCCGGCGCCGACCTGGTGAAGGTGAAAGCTGCCATCACCTGGGTGGGCGTGGCCGACGGCGTGCACGCCGAAGTGCGCATGTACGACCGCCTGTTCAGCGACGCCCAGCCCGACGCGGGCGGCAAAGACTTCCTGGAAAGCCTGAACCCCAACAGCCTGAAGGTGGTGACCGCCATCGTGGAGCCATCGCTGGCCAACGCGCAGCCCGACCAGAAGTTTCAGTTTGAACGCCACGGCTACTTTGTGGCCGACCGCGTGGACCACAAGACGGACAAGCCGGTGTTTAACTTGGCGGTGGGGTTGAAGGATTCTTGGGGGAAGTAA
- a CDS encoding DUF924 family protein has translation MAPQSILHFWFTELTPKQHFAKDAALDEAIRTRFGATLEAAARCELFAWRATPEGRLAEVLVLDQFSRNVYRDTARAFAQDALALVLAQELVASGQDRSLPLAQRSFAYMPYMHSESALVHAQAVALFSQPGMEDTLRFELRHKEIIDRFGRYPHRNAILGRTSTPEELAFLSEPGSSF, from the coding sequence ATGGCCCCCCAATCCATCCTCCACTTCTGGTTCACCGAGCTAACCCCCAAGCAGCACTTCGCCAAAGACGCTGCCTTGGACGAAGCCATCCGCACCCGCTTCGGCGCCACGCTGGAAGCTGCGGCGCGGTGTGAGCTGTTTGCCTGGCGCGCCACGCCGGAGGGGCGGCTGGCGGAGGTGTTGGTGCTGGACCAGTTCTCGCGCAATGTGTACCGCGACACCGCCCGCGCCTTTGCGCAGGACGCGCTGGCCCTGGTGCTGGCGCAAGAGCTGGTGGCCAGTGGGCAGGACCGCAGCCTGCCCCTGGCACAGCGCAGCTTTGCCTACATGCCCTACATGCACAGCGAGTCCGCGCTGGTGCACGCGCAAGCCGTGGCCCTGTTTTCGCAGCCGGGCATGGAAGACACCCTGCGCTTTGAGCTGCGCCACAAAGAGATCATCGACCGCTTCGGCCGCTACCCCCACCGCAACGCCATCCTGGGCCGGACCTCCACGCCCGAGGAGCTGGCTTTCCTGAGCGAACCGGGGTCTTCGTTTTAG
- a CDS encoding DUF6929 family protein, whose product MPQISSPTLTPQLLRQLTLNPADHPRGVAHLSAASGLVRVGERLYVVADDEVHLGVFDSSAMHAPGALLRLLEGDLPHDKGARKKAKPDLETLAQLPPLPGHTHGALLALGSGSKPQRETAVLLPLDAQGTPLGQVDTIDLAPLYAPLRERFADLNIEGAFVLSNELLLLQRGNKGNALSACIRYEWSHIAPWLAGLQPQPPAPHHVQTMDLGEVAGVPLSLTDGTPLHGGAWAFCAVAESTDDSYHDGACVGSAIGIVTPDGQVKLQLLAGAPKVEGIAAQAADGGWQITLVTDPDEPRTPAQMLQTHWVL is encoded by the coding sequence ATGCCCCAAATCAGTAGCCCCACCCTCACCCCACAGCTGCTGCGCCAGCTAACGCTTAACCCGGCAGACCACCCCCGTGGTGTGGCGCATTTGAGTGCGGCCAGCGGCCTGGTGCGCGTGGGCGAGCGCCTGTATGTGGTGGCCGACGACGAGGTGCACCTGGGCGTGTTTGACAGCAGCGCCATGCACGCCCCCGGCGCGCTGCTGCGCTTGCTGGAGGGCGACTTGCCGCACGACAAGGGCGCGCGCAAAAAAGCCAAGCCCGACCTCGAAACCCTGGCCCAACTGCCGCCTCTGCCCGGCCACACCCACGGGGCCTTGCTGGCCTTGGGGTCTGGCTCCAAGCCGCAGCGTGAAACCGCGGTGCTGCTGCCGCTGGATGCGCAGGGAACTCCGCTTGGGCAAGTGGACACCATCGATCTGGCGCCGCTGTATGCGCCGCTGCGCGAGCGGTTTGCAGACCTGAATATTGAAGGCGCTTTTGTGCTGAGCAACGAGTTGCTCTTGCTGCAGCGGGGCAACAAGGGCAACGCCTTGAGCGCGTGCATTCGCTACGAATGGAGCCACATCGCCCCTTGGCTGGCAGGCCTGCAGCCCCAGCCGCCCGCCCCCCACCATGTGCAAACCATGGATTTGGGCGAGGTAGCCGGTGTGCCCCTGAGCCTGACCGATGGCACGCCCCTGCACGGCGGCGCCTGGGCCTTTTGCGCCGTGGCCGAAAGCACCGACGACAGCTACCACGACGGCGCCTGCGTAGGCTCCGCCATTGGCATCGTCACGCCAGATGGTCAGGTGAAGCTGCAGCTGCTGGCCGGCGCCCCCAAGGTTGAGGGCATTGCCGCCCAAGCCGCAGACGGTGGCTGGCAGATCACCCTGGTGACCGACCCCGACGAGCCACGCACCCCCGCGCAGATGCTGCAAACGCACTGGGTGCTGTAA
- the udk gene encoding uridine kinase, with protein MPKTNNKPFVIGVAGGSGSGKSTVTRQVLASIGPEMASVVYQDDYYCDQTHLSPEERVKTNYDHPDAFDWPLMVQHMQALRRGEAIDMPTYDFVKHNRAPTTVVVNPAPVIVIEGLFALFDPDLRKMMSLKIFVDTAADVRFIRRLQRDITERGRSTESVIAQYLETVRPMHKQFIEPTKRHAHVILPHGANDPAVDIITTKVKTLIQDLERG; from the coding sequence ATGCCTAAAACCAATAACAAACCTTTCGTGATCGGCGTTGCCGGGGGCAGTGGCAGTGGCAAGTCCACGGTAACGCGCCAGGTACTGGCGTCCATCGGCCCCGAGATGGCCTCGGTGGTGTACCAGGACGACTACTACTGCGACCAGACGCATCTCTCGCCCGAAGAGCGCGTCAAAACCAATTACGACCACCCCGACGCTTTCGACTGGCCCCTGATGGTGCAGCACATGCAGGCCCTGCGCCGCGGCGAAGCCATTGACATGCCCACCTACGATTTCGTGAAGCACAACCGCGCGCCCACCACCGTGGTGGTGAACCCGGCGCCGGTGATCGTGATTGAAGGCCTGTTTGCGCTGTTCGACCCCGACTTGCGCAAGATGATGTCGCTGAAGATCTTTGTGGATACGGCGGCCGACGTGCGCTTTATCCGCCGCCTGCAGCGCGACATTACCGAGCGCGGCCGCAGCACCGAGAGCGTGATCGCCCAGTACCTGGAAACCGTGCGCCCCATGCACAAGCAGTTCATCGAGCCCACCAAGCGGCACGCCCACGTCATCCTGCCCCACGGCGCCAACGACCCTGCGGTGGACATCATCACCACCAAGGTCAAAACCCTGATTCAGGATCTGGAGCGCGGCTAA